Proteins encoded by one window of Candidatus Zixiibacteriota bacterium:
- a CDS encoding GAF domain-containing protein — protein MKTTSDIIEREQPGEEVHIRKRTVEPIAAAAPLVVTEPPDAEVLREALRRGRPLTFPRPAGETPTEGRDPARGKAVLLALDHLDIGLFLVNRQGYITDCNEAGSELLGIDHTTPWENRHVSNLTAVFPGDVYDQFDRLLSGDRACVRREIAISGPGARPLAVTLCAVPLPDQAAEIVGIVREASADQNRRAHDEFSILAEVAAALSSSLELRQILRIILTGATASQGLGFNRAFLFLFDRDRHELTAHMAVGPTSAEEAGRIWTRLAGMHLSLAQLLDVHPSGSEDPTDRLFECIRGLTIALDNESLLAHICDSGTGVNLEPDAELDDLTAGLLRRTGTTRAALVPLMSKGTCQGLVVADNAITGAPIGDDAVRLLKVLADQAAVAIQRARLYDRERQRARELERTYRRLEQSQEQVIRAEKMSVMGELTAAVADELRNPLTIIEGFTNLLRESHRSECGAEYLNIIASEVRRADALLNQVIEFASASSRQNQVFDFSVLAANVIARLCGQTEHRPSGLSLSAATERLSVYGNPDQLGNAFYQLFQMIVEETADEARIDVRTERADGRARLSLAFQTRPERTERLLRMLDQIFARQTAALRLQVLVASETIRYHGGDYRLSTTDNGAPLLVLEMPLAGQQVGMP, from the coding sequence ATGAAGACCACGTCGGATATCATCGAGCGGGAGCAGCCGGGGGAGGAAGTACACATCAGGAAACGAACGGTGGAGCCGATCGCGGCGGCCGCGCCGCTGGTGGTCACCGAGCCGCCCGACGCCGAGGTTCTCCGCGAGGCGCTGCGCCGGGGGCGGCCGCTCACCTTTCCCCGCCCGGCGGGGGAGACCCCGACCGAGGGCCGCGACCCGGCGCGCGGCAAAGCCGTGCTGCTGGCCCTCGACCACCTCGACATCGGCCTCTTCCTGGTCAACCGCCAGGGGTACATCACCGACTGCAACGAGGCCGGTTCTGAGCTCCTCGGCATCGATCACACGACGCCGTGGGAGAACCGCCACGTCTCCAACCTCACGGCGGTGTTTCCGGGGGATGTGTACGACCAGTTCGACCGTCTCCTCAGCGGCGACCGGGCCTGCGTGCGCCGAGAGATTGCGATCAGCGGCCCCGGCGCCCGCCCGCTGGCGGTGACGCTGTGCGCCGTACCGCTGCCCGACCAGGCGGCGGAAATCGTGGGCATCGTCCGCGAGGCCTCCGCCGACCAGAACCGCCGCGCCCACGACGAGTTCTCCATCCTGGCCGAGGTGGCCGCGGCCCTGTCGTCCTCGCTGGAGCTGCGCCAGATTCTCCGCATCATTCTCACCGGGGCCACCGCCTCGCAGGGGCTCGGTTTCAACCGGGCGTTTCTCTTCCTCTTCGACCGCGACCGGCACGAGCTGACCGCCCACATGGCGGTCGGGCCGACCTCGGCCGAGGAAGCCGGGCGCATATGGACCCGCCTGGCGGGGATGCACCTGTCGCTGGCGCAGCTGCTCGATGTGCACCCCAGCGGGTCGGAGGACCCGACCGACCGGCTGTTCGAATGCATCCGCGGTCTCACCATCGCTCTCGATAACGAATCCCTTCTGGCCCACATCTGCGATTCCGGCACGGGCGTGAATCTCGAGCCCGATGCCGAGCTCGACGACCTGACCGCCGGTCTTCTCCGGCGCACCGGGACGACCCGGGCCGCCCTCGTGCCGCTCATGAGCAAAGGGACGTGCCAAGGCCTGGTGGTGGCCGACAACGCGATCACGGGCGCGCCGATCGGCGACGACGCGGTGCGGCTGCTCAAAGTGCTGGCCGACCAGGCGGCCGTGGCGATCCAGCGCGCCCGCCTCTACGACCGCGAGCGCCAGCGCGCCCGCGAGCTCGAACGCACCTACCGCCGCCTTGAACAGTCCCAGGAGCAGGTCATCCGGGCTGAGAAGATGTCGGTCATGGGCGAGCTCACCGCCGCCGTGGCCGATGAACTGCGCAACCCGCTCACCATTATCGAAGGCTTCACCAACCTGCTTCGTGAGAGCCACCGCAGCGAGTGCGGCGCCGAGTATCTCAACATTATCGCCAGCGAAGTGCGGCGGGCCGACGCGCTCTTGAACCAGGTGATCGAATTCGCCTCGGCCTCCAGCCGCCAAAACCAGGTCTTCGATTTCTCCGTCCTCGCGGCCAACGTGATCGCCCGTCTCTGCGGTCAGACCGAACACCGGCCGAGCGGCCTGAGCCTGTCGGCGGCCACCGAGCGGCTCTCGGTATACGGCAACCCGGACCAGCTCGGCAATGCGTTCTACCAGTTGTTCCAGATGATCGTCGAAGAGACGGCGGACGAAGCCCGCATCGACGTGCGCACGGAGCGGGCCGACGGCCGGGCGCGGCTCAGCCTGGCGTTCCAGACGCGGCCGGAGCGCACCGAACGCCTCCTGCGCATGCTCGACCAGATTTTCGCCCGCCAAACGGCGGCCCTCCGGCTGCAGGTGCTGGTCGCGAGCGAGACAATTCGCTACCACGGCGGCGATTACCGACTGAGCACGACCGACAACGGAGCCCCGCTCCTGGTGCTCGAAATGCCCCTCGCCGGGCAGCAAGTGGGGATGCCATGA
- a CDS encoding FliA/WhiG family RNA polymerase sigma factor — MVSTAKVEPKKRGCKPRRVSVAETITPEITPKKTRKWDVTARDWAQYSKSRDPEARQRLLAKYIPLVRNVASRMAMGFPRSVELPDLVNTGVIGLIEAFKNFDPGRGVKFETYAVPRIRGAILDELRALDWVPRSTRAKSREIERALVDLENELGRPPEKNELAKHMKISERELHLAIEDVSCTQILSLDEVIYREDDNRQVPRIETIQDSTRATVLGEIERGELRSFLEVAMDRLTEQERLVISLYYHEELTLKEIGAVMVISESRVSQIHTRAVSKLRSMVRERFALTG, encoded by the coding sequence ATGGTTAGCACTGCCAAAGTCGAGCCGAAAAAGCGCGGCTGCAAACCGCGCCGCGTGAGCGTCGCCGAGACCATCACGCCCGAGATCACACCCAAGAAGACTCGGAAATGGGATGTGACCGCGCGTGACTGGGCTCAGTATTCGAAATCGCGGGATCCGGAAGCCCGGCAGCGGTTGCTCGCCAAATACATCCCCCTCGTGCGCAACGTCGCGTCGCGCATGGCGATGGGGTTTCCCCGCTCGGTGGAGCTGCCGGATCTCGTCAACACCGGAGTAATCGGGTTGATCGAAGCCTTCAAAAATTTCGACCCCGGCCGCGGCGTCAAGTTCGAAACCTACGCCGTCCCCCGCATCCGGGGCGCCATCCTCGATGAGCTGCGGGCGCTGGACTGGGTGCCGCGCTCCACCCGCGCCAAGTCGCGCGAGATCGAACGCGCCCTGGTCGACCTCGAAAACGAACTCGGCCGCCCGCCGGAGAAGAACGAACTGGCCAAACACATGAAAATCAGCGAGCGCGAACTCCACCTGGCGATCGAGGACGTCTCCTGCACCCAGATCCTCTCGCTCGACGAGGTGATCTACCGCGAGGACGACAACCGCCAGGTCCCGCGCATCGAAACCATACAGGATTCCACCCGCGCCACCGTGCTCGGCGAAATCGAGCGCGGCGAACTGCGGTCGTTCCTCGAAGTCGCCATGGACCGGCTCACCGAGCAGGAAAGGCTCGTGATCTCGCTTTACTACCACGAGGAACTCACGCTCAAGGAGATCGGCGCGGTCATGGTGATCTCCGAGTCGCGCGTGTCGCAGATCCACACGCGCGCGGTGAGCAAGCTGCGGAGCATGGTCCGCGAACGGTTCGCCCTGACCGGGTGA
- a CDS encoding DUF2225 domain-containing protein: MASDSPFFLSKVECPICRTINEFETVRMGAYVEEGRDSDFCPRDIKWRYPKYDGYNPLVFFVATCGNCYYSREYTPAYKEWKKDNAFRTYRLKATKDKHLDQLATADSIVKRLGKAIDMARFPNQTAILKLHLAAFDEQLFEHYSRLDLGRFYLRIGWVFRSLEGGENPQISRMRGFLYELDTRHDGITDALGSARDRVAEFLESVQSQFEADTLTSELKAQILPYRERFLAEGAALTERITGVEQRLADLTTLIEEFKTVGVGLGDINSEPTFAGFPTFAEFLYDLKKSWDGIVTSEREALQKAVHFYRQAFTDGRSIAPGNQQIQASYLIAELSRRTGDFATAREFFNHTIRHGQEFIYRNRHDQTQTALARKILELAIEYGKSSMEAPQGA; encoded by the coding sequence ATGGCCAGCGATTCCCCGTTTTTCCTGTCGAAGGTGGAATGCCCCATCTGCCGCACGATCAACGAATTTGAAACCGTGCGCATGGGCGCGTACGTCGAGGAAGGCCGCGACAGCGACTTCTGCCCCCGCGACATCAAGTGGCGCTACCCCAAGTACGACGGCTACAACCCGCTGGTCTTCTTTGTCGCCACCTGCGGCAACTGCTATTACTCCCGCGAGTACACGCCCGCCTACAAGGAGTGGAAGAAGGACAACGCCTTCCGCACCTACCGCCTCAAAGCCACCAAGGACAAACACCTCGACCAGCTCGCCACCGCCGACTCGATTGTCAAGCGCCTCGGCAAGGCCATCGACATGGCCCGGTTCCCCAACCAGACGGCCATTCTCAAGCTCCACCTCGCGGCTTTCGACGAGCAGCTCTTCGAACACTACAGCCGCCTCGACCTCGGCCGCTTTTACCTGCGGATCGGCTGGGTCTTCCGGAGCCTCGAGGGCGGGGAAAACCCGCAGATCTCGCGGATGCGGGGTTTCCTCTACGAGCTGGACACGCGCCACGACGGCATCACCGACGCCCTCGGGTCGGCTCGCGACCGGGTCGCCGAGTTCCTCGAGTCGGTCCAGTCGCAGTTCGAGGCCGACACCCTGACCTCCGAGCTGAAAGCCCAGATTCTCCCGTACCGCGAGCGGTTCCTCGCCGAAGGCGCGGCCCTCACCGAGCGGATCACGGGCGTCGAGCAGCGCCTGGCCGACCTGACCACGCTGATCGAGGAATTCAAGACCGTCGGCGTCGGCCTCGGCGACATCAACAGCGAGCCGACCTTCGCCGGCTTCCCCACCTTCGCCGAGTTCCTCTACGATCTGAAGAAGTCGTGGGATGGGATCGTGACCAGCGAGCGCGAGGCGCTGCAGAAGGCGGTCCATTTCTACCGGCAGGCGTTCACCGACGGCCGGAGCATCGCGCCGGGCAACCAGCAGATCCAGGCCTCGTACCTGATCGCGGAGCTCTCCCGCCGCACCGGCGATTTCGCCACCGCCCGCGAGTTCTTCAACCACACGATCCGCCACGGCCAGGAGTTCATCTACCGCAACCGGCACGACCAGACCCAGACCGCGCTGGCCCGCAAAATCCTTGAACTGGCGATCGAGTATGGAAAGTCGAGCATGGAAGCGCCCCAGGGGGCGTGA
- a CDS encoding flagellar brake domain-containing protein, with protein MTPPATTSASGKINLWDRLEIVIGDGPEAGRYITRLEDFGQGILVIGAPEFVGGTDLIRNGAPCRVIFTRDDAVYRFDSQIAVIARREKRIYLLRAPEAIQRVQRRQFVRLDLRRPLTVTVLGQPGSPSLPPHAVHRTVSLNLSGGGMLIEAPFELRPGARLLADVEFFPAIGIPTPVAAVVRRVDRPAAGGLAGIEFVRADYLAQVFTADELGRLPESVQQFSRSMQNKLVNYVFQEQVKLRQKGLL; from the coding sequence GTGACACCGCCTGCGACGACATCCGCGTCCGGAAAAATAAACCTCTGGGACCGCCTGGAGATCGTGATCGGCGACGGTCCCGAGGCGGGGCGGTACATCACCCGCCTGGAGGACTTCGGCCAGGGGATCCTCGTGATCGGCGCGCCCGAGTTTGTCGGCGGAACCGACTTGATCCGCAACGGCGCTCCCTGCCGCGTGATCTTCACCCGCGACGACGCCGTGTACCGATTCGACAGCCAGATTGCGGTCATTGCCCGGCGCGAGAAACGCATTTACCTGCTGCGCGCCCCGGAGGCGATCCAGCGGGTGCAGCGCCGGCAGTTCGTCCGCCTCGACCTGCGCCGCCCACTCACGGTGACCGTCCTCGGCCAGCCCGGCAGCCCGTCGCTGCCGCCCCACGCTGTCCACCGGACCGTGTCGCTCAACCTCTCCGGCGGCGGCATGCTCATCGAGGCTCCCTTCGAACTCCGGCCCGGTGCGCGGCTGCTCGCCGATGTCGAGTTTTTCCCCGCCATCGGCATCCCGACCCCCGTCGCCGCCGTCGTCCGCCGCGTCGACCGGCCCGCCGCCGGCGGCCTGGCGGGCATCGAGTTTGTGCGCGCCGACTACCTCGCGCAGGTCTTCACCGCCGACGAGCTCGGCCGGCTGCCGGAGTCGGTGCAGCAATTCTCGCGGAGCATGCAGAACAAGCTCGTCAACTATGTCTTTCAGGAGCAGGTGAAGCTGCGCCAGAAGGGGCTGTTATGA
- the flhA gene encoding flagellar biosynthesis protein FlhA, protein MKAGKDHTGLLDLLVSRSDIALAIGVIGIIGVLVIPIPTPLLDFALAFNITFSLVVLLTTLYVTRPLDMSVFPGMLLIVTLMRLALNVASTRLILGQAFAGDVIQTFGNFVVQGNYVVGFIVFVILVIIQFVVITKGAGRISEVAARFTLDAMPGKQMAIDADLNAGIITEEEARARRRDIAREADFYGAMDGASKFVRGDAIAGILITLINIIGGFIIGIAINGMDINEALRTYSLLSIGDGLVTQIPALLVSTASGIIVTRAAADSNMGTDLTRQLTRQPRAVMVAAVVLLIFGFLPGMPTFTFLALGGVVGGLGYLTTQLQAKRAVEEEEAKKRSRAQEHRTQERTEDLLKVDTLGLEIGYGLIPLVDPNQRGDLLDRIGSIRKQLAAELGIVVPPIRIRDNIRLRPNEYQIKVKGLRVAGFELMTDHLLAINPGYVREKLEGFDTKDPAFGLAVTWILPNLREVAEAREYTVVEPSAVVATHLIETIRRAAPEILSRQDVQHLVDTLKEDYPALVESTVPEIVPLGTMQKVLQQLLRERIPVRDLATILETVADYIGATKDADVLAEYARMALRRQVTELAKDARGRISVFTIDPAVEQTLADSVQNTKQGLMLAIDPALAEQLLGRIGEQIDLQHAAGVNPACLCSPNIRLALRRLAEARFPGLMVLSYNEILPDVEVISTGMVRLQDDH, encoded by the coding sequence ATGAAGGCGGGGAAAGACCATACCGGCCTGCTCGACCTGCTCGTGAGCCGCTCCGACATCGCCCTGGCGATCGGCGTGATCGGCATCATCGGCGTGCTCGTCATCCCGATCCCCACGCCGCTGCTCGATTTCGCCCTCGCCTTCAACATCACCTTCTCGCTCGTCGTGCTGCTCACCACCCTCTATGTCACGCGGCCGCTCGACATGTCGGTCTTTCCCGGCATGCTGCTCATCGTGACCCTCATGCGGCTCGCCCTCAACGTCGCCTCGACCCGGCTCATCCTCGGCCAGGCCTTCGCCGGCGACGTGATCCAGACTTTCGGCAACTTCGTCGTCCAGGGAAACTACGTCGTCGGCTTCATCGTCTTCGTCATCCTCGTCATCATCCAGTTCGTGGTGATCACGAAGGGTGCGGGGCGTATCTCCGAGGTCGCCGCCCGGTTCACCCTCGACGCCATGCCCGGCAAGCAGATGGCCATCGACGCCGACCTCAACGCGGGGATCATCACAGAAGAAGAGGCGCGGGCGCGCCGCCGGGATATCGCCCGCGAGGCTGATTTCTACGGGGCCATGGACGGCGCTTCGAAATTCGTCCGCGGCGACGCCATCGCCGGAATCCTCATCACCCTGATCAACATCATCGGCGGCTTCATCATCGGCATCGCCATCAACGGCATGGATATCAACGAGGCCCTGCGCACCTACTCGCTCTTGTCGATCGGCGACGGTTTGGTGACGCAGATCCCGGCCCTTCTGGTTTCGACCGCCTCCGGTATCATCGTCACCCGCGCCGCCGCCGACTCGAACATGGGCACCGACCTCACCCGCCAGCTCACCCGCCAGCCGCGCGCGGTCATGGTCGCCGCCGTCGTCCTGCTCATCTTCGGATTCCTCCCCGGCATGCCGACCTTCACCTTCCTCGCCCTCGGCGGCGTGGTCGGCGGGCTCGGCTACCTCACCACGCAACTGCAGGCGAAGCGGGCGGTGGAAGAGGAGGAGGCGAAGAAGCGCTCCCGCGCCCAGGAACACCGCACCCAGGAGCGGACCGAGGACCTGCTCAAGGTGGACACCCTCGGGCTGGAAATCGGCTACGGCCTGATCCCGCTCGTCGACCCCAACCAGCGCGGCGACCTCCTCGACCGCATCGGCTCGATCCGCAAACAGCTCGCCGCCGAGCTGGGCATCGTCGTCCCGCCCATCCGCATCCGCGACAACATCCGGCTCCGGCCGAATGAATACCAGATCAAGGTCAAGGGTCTCCGCGTCGCCGGCTTTGAACTCATGACCGACCACCTCCTTGCCATCAATCCCGGCTATGTCCGCGAGAAGCTCGAGGGTTTCGACACCAAGGATCCGGCGTTCGGCCTCGCCGTGACCTGGATTCTCCCGAACCTCCGCGAGGTGGCCGAGGCCCGCGAGTACACCGTAGTCGAGCCCTCGGCCGTGGTCGCCACGCACCTGATCGAGACGATCCGCCGGGCTGCCCCGGAAATTCTCTCGCGCCAGGACGTCCAGCACCTCGTCGACACGCTCAAGGAAGACTACCCGGCCTTGGTCGAGTCCACCGTGCCGGAGATCGTCCCGCTCGGCACGATGCAGAAAGTCCTGCAGCAGCTCCTGCGCGAGCGAATCCCGGTGCGCGACCTGGCAACCATTCTCGAGACCGTCGCCGACTACATCGGCGCGACCAAGGACGCCGACGTGCTGGCCGAGTACGCCCGCATGGCGCTCCGGCGCCAGGTGACGGAACTGGCGAAAGACGCCCGCGGGCGGATCAGCGTCTTCACCATCGACCCGGCGGTGGAGCAGACACTCGCCGACTCCGTGCAGAATACCAAACAGGGACTGATGCTCGCGATCGACCCGGCGCTGGCCGAGCAATTGCTCGGCCGGATCGGGGAGCAGATCGACCTCCAGCACGCGGCCGGCGTCAACCCGGCCTGTCTCTGTTCGCCCAATATCCGACTGGCCCTGCGCCGCCTCGCCGAGGCGCGCTTCCCGGGCCTCATGGTCCTCTCGTACAACGAGATTCTCCCCGACGTCGAGGTGATCTCGACCGGAATGGTGAGGTTGCAGGATGATCATTAA
- a CDS encoding response regulator gives MKSAVSILVVDDEAMMRLLLEKILSREGYRVATAPDGETAAALLRSQPCDIVISDMKMPGMNGFDLLKIIKREHPRTGVIIMTAYGDTYTVKDALLLGADEYITKPFKSYEIALVVERAYWRILAASNSSA, from the coding sequence ATGAAAAGTGCGGTCTCGATTCTTGTAGTTGACGATGAGGCCATGATGCGGCTCCTGCTGGAGAAGATCCTCTCCCGCGAAGGGTACCGAGTGGCGACGGCGCCGGATGGCGAGACGGCGGCGGCCCTGCTCCGGAGCCAACCCTGCGACATCGTCATCTCCGACATGAAGATGCCCGGGATGAACGGGTTCGACCTGCTCAAGATCATCAAGCGGGAACACCCCCGCACTGGCGTGATCATCATGACCGCCTACGGCGACACCTACACCGTCAAGGATGCCCTCTTGCTGGGGGCCGACGAATACATCACCAAACCGTTCAAGAGCTACGAAATCGCCCTGGTGGTCGAGCGCGCCTACTGGCGCATCCTGGCCGCCTCGAACTCCTCGGCCTGA
- a CDS encoding PilZ domain-containing protein produces MKRVTGTRFVHDVEATDPGVGARRPLRIEQENRRRYVRLEIVSPMWLRRLKDAFGNFTPTEAEPELSGEILNIGAGGVLVELAQPLNEGDIVAMRFRLEGLESLDNVLGLVKRCDHDGAVCLTGIEFVTREHLRDRLSAAELDLLGERAADFNEGVRRVLARYLYTEQRKSPA; encoded by the coding sequence ATGAAGAGAGTCACAGGGACGAGATTCGTGCACGACGTGGAGGCAACCGACCCGGGCGTGGGCGCCCGCCGGCCGCTTCGGATTGAACAGGAAAACCGCCGCCGCTATGTCCGGCTGGAGATCGTCTCCCCGATGTGGCTGCGGCGTCTCAAGGATGCCTTCGGCAATTTCACGCCGACCGAGGCCGAACCGGAACTGAGCGGCGAGATACTCAATATCGGCGCCGGCGGCGTGCTCGTCGAACTCGCCCAGCCGCTGAACGAAGGCGACATTGTCGCCATGCGCTTCCGCCTCGAGGGGCTCGAATCCCTCGACAACGTCCTCGGCCTCGTCAAGCGGTGCGACCACGACGGCGCCGTCTGTCTCACCGGGATCGAGTTCGTTACGCGCGAGCACTTGCGTGACCGGTTGTCGGCCGCCGAGCTCGACCTCCTCGGCGAGCGGGCTGCGGACTTCAACGAAGGCGTGCGCCGGGTGCTGGCGCGCTACCTCTACACCGAGCAGCGGAAGAGCCCGGCATGA
- a CDS encoding P-loop NTPase: MTRLHFVAPASAVPQGGPRLVSVLSGKGGVGKSILAFNLAERLAALGLRVLAVDGDVYGGNLHILANRACAVGIGEFIDRRLSLAECRTPLAERLDLLGVSPRLCDPEAWSAGTVGSMLKRLRAEGAAYDVIVCDHSSGRSRIATLIAHGSEINLLVVVPELTSISDCYGLFKHIRQARADIACRLVINRAADAEEAQYLHQKFGAVTERFLGEGLRCLGFVPEDAAVRTAVAAQQPLAAAAEHSLAVQALTRMARSLVRELTPEGADRCGLFTLADDKVNPAEADIRK, from the coding sequence ATGACTAGACTGCACTTCGTCGCCCCCGCCTCGGCCGTCCCGCAGGGCGGGCCGCGCCTGGTGTCGGTGCTCTCCGGCAAGGGGGGCGTGGGCAAGAGCATCCTCGCCTTCAACCTGGCCGAACGGCTGGCGGCTCTCGGTCTCCGCGTCCTTGCCGTCGACGGCGACGTCTATGGCGGCAACCTGCACATCCTGGCCAACCGCGCCTGCGCCGTCGGTATCGGCGAATTCATCGACCGGCGTCTGTCGCTGGCCGAGTGCCGCACCCCGCTCGCCGAGCGGCTGGACCTGCTCGGCGTCTCGCCCCGCCTGTGTGATCCCGAGGCCTGGTCGGCCGGGACGGTGGGCTCCATGCTCAAGCGGCTGCGCGCCGAAGGGGCCGCTTACGATGTCATCGTGTGCGATCACAGCTCCGGGCGGTCCCGGATCGCCACCCTCATCGCCCACGGGTCGGAGATAAATCTCCTCGTGGTCGTGCCGGAGCTGACCTCGATCTCGGACTGCTACGGTCTGTTCAAGCACATCCGCCAGGCCCGGGCCGACATCGCCTGCCGACTGGTGATCAACCGGGCGGCGGATGCGGAGGAGGCCCAGTACCTGCACCAGAAGTTTGGAGCGGTGACGGAGCGGTTTTTGGGCGAGGGGCTGCGTTGCCTGGGTTTTGTGCCGGAGGATGCGGCGGTGCGGACGGCGGTGGCGGCCCAGCAGCCGCTGGCAGCGGCCGCCGAACATTCTCTTGCCGTTCAGGCACTTACTCGAATGGCCCGTTCTCTGGTCCGCGAGCTCACCCCGGAAGGGGCGGACCGGTGCGGACTTTTCACCCTTGCGGACGATAAGGTTAACCCGGCTGAGGCCGATATAAGGAAATAG
- the flhB gene encoding flagellar biosynthesis protein FlhB: MADESFQERTEKATSRRREKAREEGQVAKSMELNSAAVICLGFVTLYLMGPYIAGQALALMRATMANAPSLALADPTFTGVFRNHLLKFFIILGPVFAVLTVIAVGVNVAQVGFRITPKAAAPQLDKLDPVKGFKRIFSVRSAVTLLRDLLKLTVVAFVAYRVIAAEFPEFYRFADMTVAQIAAAMGKLALELALKVGAVILVIAVLDYIYQRYEFEKSIRMSKQDLKDEFKDTEGSPQIKARVRQIQLQIARSRMMEAVPTADVVITNPTHYAVALKYAPEEHRAPHVVAKGQRLVAQKIKEIALAHNVPCVEDRPLAQALFKMCDVGQMIPAALFRAVAEVLAYVYRLKGQGVH; this comes from the coding sequence ATGGCGGACGAGAGTTTCCAGGAAAGAACCGAGAAGGCGACCTCACGCCGCCGGGAGAAGGCGCGCGAGGAGGGGCAGGTCGCGAAGTCGATGGAGTTGAACTCGGCCGCCGTGATCTGCCTCGGCTTCGTCACCCTCTACCTGATGGGGCCGTACATCGCCGGCCAGGCGCTGGCGCTCATGCGGGCGACCATGGCCAACGCGCCCAGTCTCGCCCTGGCCGACCCGACCTTCACCGGCGTCTTCCGCAACCACCTCCTCAAGTTCTTCATCATCCTCGGCCCGGTGTTTGCCGTGCTGACCGTGATCGCGGTCGGCGTGAATGTCGCCCAGGTCGGTTTCCGCATCACCCCCAAGGCGGCTGCGCCGCAGTTGGACAAGCTCGACCCGGTCAAGGGTTTCAAGCGCATCTTCTCGGTCCGCTCGGCGGTCACGCTCCTGCGCGACCTGCTGAAACTCACCGTGGTCGCGTTCGTCGCCTACCGCGTCATCGCCGCCGAATTCCCCGAATTCTACCGCTTCGCCGATATGACGGTGGCGCAGATCGCCGCCGCCATGGGCAAGCTTGCGCTCGAACTGGCGCTCAAGGTCGGTGCGGTCATCCTCGTCATCGCCGTCCTCGACTACATCTACCAGCGCTACGAATTCGAGAAGTCTATCCGCATGAGCAAGCAGGACCTCAAGGACGAGTTCAAGGACACCGAGGGGTCGCCGCAGATCAAGGCCCGGGTGCGGCAGATCCAGCTCCAGATCGCCCGCAGCCGCATGATGGAGGCGGTGCCGACCGCCGACGTCGTTATCACCAACCCGACCCACTACGCGGTCGCCCTCAAGTATGCGCCCGAGGAGCACCGCGCCCCGCACGTCGTTGCCAAGGGGCAGCGGCTGGTGGCGCAGAAGATCAAGGAAATCGCCCTCGCCCATAACGTCCCCTGCGTCGAGGATCGCCCCCTCGCCCAGGCCCTCTTCAAAATGTGCGACGTCGGCCAGATGATCCCGGCCGCGCTCTTCCGCGCCGTGGCCGAGGTGCTCGCCTACGTCTACCGCCTCAAGGGACAGGGAGTGCACTGA
- a CDS encoding response regulator, with the protein MLDSDMQKLTRLAQERGEPFRVLIVDDEKWVRDVFRDFCGTTDAFRVDLADSGLEALAKVEATPYDLITVDLIMPEMSGLEVLSEIKKRRPRTPVVVITGNATDKLVHKAGLLGACRVMYKPVQLEDFISEISSALSR; encoded by the coding sequence ATGCTCGACAGCGACATGCAGAAACTGACCCGCCTGGCTCAGGAACGCGGCGAGCCCTTCCGCGTGCTCATCGTGGACGACGAGAAGTGGGTGCGCGACGTCTTCCGCGATTTCTGCGGAACGACCGACGCTTTCCGCGTCGACCTGGCCGACAGCGGGCTCGAGGCTTTGGCGAAAGTCGAGGCCACCCCTTACGACCTGATCACGGTCGACCTCATCATGCCCGAAATGTCGGGCCTGGAGGTTCTCTCCGAGATCAAGAAGCGGCGCCCCCGGACGCCGGTGGTCGTGATCACGGGCAACGCCACCGACAAGCTGGTGCACAAAGCCGGCCTGCTGGGCGCCTGCCGCGTAATGTACAAACCGGTGCAGCTGGAAGATTTCATTTCCGAAATCTCGTCCGCGCTCAGCCGGTGA